Proteins encoded by one window of Orbaceae bacterium BiB:
- a CDS encoding autotransporter assembly complex family protein gives MRRVIFSIVLSLIVVSSAASAKMTLSVQGLSGALEDNVDARLSMINSNQVDDTPYFKRYLESEIKKGLRALGYYNPTFSYNIPENSNKLVVTVDPGKPILIEQTDVNVTGDGENDPDYINLLKNDLPKPGSVLNHGDYDSFKKKLQNLALRKGYFDADMTKNQLAVSDSLHQAFWKIDFNTGERYKFGPVSFKETEIRQSYLRNIIPFKEGQPYTSEDITLLNRRLSSTNWFSSVTVVPLFKDVNKDKELPIYVITTPRKKNVVDVGLGYSSDNGFRGKLGWNKPWLNDRGHSLQTDFALSSPEQTITGVYKIPLYESPLEDYYTIQGGYKKIDNNDTYSNSYTVGVIRNWDSFTGWQKAVGLNVMYDNFTQASDSYETFLLYPSFSISRVRADGKLSPLWGDSQRYSLEVAAESLASDINFARFQMQQVWIRTIEERHRFVVRGNVGIIQASDFDRVPPTFRFFAGGDRSIRGFGYQSISPRDRDGKLKGASKLLTGSLEYQYNFSGAWWGALFVDSGEAIDKFDQTDFHTGAGFGVRWVSPIGPVKLDIASPVDKSKKSVHFYIGLGAEL, from the coding sequence GTGCGAAGAGTTATCTTTTCAATTGTGTTGTCACTTATTGTTGTCAGTAGCGCAGCATCAGCGAAAATGACATTATCTGTTCAGGGCCTTTCCGGGGCTTTGGAGGATAATGTCGATGCTCGTTTGTCTATGATTAACAGTAACCAAGTTGATGATACTCCTTATTTTAAACGCTATTTAGAAAGTGAAATTAAAAAAGGCTTACGAGCATTAGGGTACTATAATCCAACGTTTAGTTATAATATTCCTGAAAATAGTAATAAGTTAGTTGTTACTGTTGACCCAGGCAAACCTATTTTAATTGAGCAGACAGATGTTAATGTGACCGGTGATGGAGAGAACGATCCTGATTATATTAACCTGCTTAAAAATGACTTACCGAAACCAGGTTCAGTATTGAATCATGGTGACTACGACAGTTTTAAGAAAAAGCTCCAAAATTTGGCGTTACGTAAAGGTTATTTCGATGCCGATATGACCAAAAATCAGCTTGCGGTTAGTGATTCCTTACATCAGGCATTTTGGAAAATTGATTTTAATACTGGAGAACGTTATAAATTTGGTCCAGTTTCCTTTAAAGAAACCGAGATTCGCCAGTCTTATTTACGTAATATTATCCCATTCAAAGAAGGGCAACCTTATACTTCTGAAGATATTACATTATTAAATCGCCGCCTATCTTCAACCAATTGGTTTAGTTCAGTAACTGTGGTGCCTTTATTTAAAGATGTTAATAAAGATAAAGAGTTACCTATATATGTTATTACTACACCTAGAAAGAAAAATGTTGTTGACGTCGGTTTAGGTTACTCTAGTGATAATGGTTTTAGAGGTAAGCTCGGTTGGAATAAGCCATGGTTAAATGATCGCGGTCATAGTTTACAAACTGATTTTGCTTTATCTTCGCCAGAACAGACTATTACAGGTGTATATAAAATACCTTTATATGAATCACCATTAGAGGATTATTATACGATCCAAGGCGGTTATAAGAAAATTGATAACAATGACACTTATTCTAACTCTTATACCGTTGGTGTTATCCGAAACTGGGATAGTTTTACTGGCTGGCAAAAAGCAGTTGGTTTAAATGTGATGTATGATAACTTTACTCAAGCGAGTGATAGTTACGAGACTTTTTTACTTTATCCTTCATTTAGTATCTCCCGAGTAAGAGCTGATGGAAAATTATCTCCTTTATGGGGTGACTCTCAGCGTTATTCTTTAGAGGTTGCCGCAGAAAGTCTAGCCTCTGATATCAATTTTGCCCGTTTTCAAATGCAACAAGTCTGGATTCGTACTATTGAAGAGCGACATCGATTTGTTGTGAGGGGAAATGTGGGAATTATTCAAGCCAGTGATTTTGATCGGGTTCCACCAACGTTCCGTTTCTTCGCCGGTGGTGACCGTAGTATTCGTGGATTTGGTTATCAATCTATTTCACCACGAGATCGTGATGGTAAATTAAAAGGTGCATCAAAGTTATTAACTGGTTCATTAGAGTATCAATATAATTTTAGCGGAGCTTGGTGGGGAGCACTATTTGTTGATAGTGGTGAAGCTATCGATAAATTTGATCAAACAGATTTCCATACTGGTGCCGGATTTGGTGTTCGATGGGTATCACCGATTGGACCTGTCAAATTAGATATTGCTAGTCCAGTCGATAAATCGAAAAAATCGGTGCATTTCTATATTGGCTTAGGAGCGGAGTTATAA
- the hpt gene encoding hypoxanthine phosphoribosyltransferase: MKKHTVEVMISEQDIQTRVRLLGEQISQDYKDSHNELVLIGLLRGSFIFMADLSRAITVGHEVDFMTASSYGSAMNSNRDVKILKDLDEDIRGKDVLIVEDIIDTGNTLSKVKELLELRGPRSLEICTLLDKPSRREVKVPVKYIGFSIPDEFVVGYGIDYAQHYRHLPYIGHVILQE; the protein is encoded by the coding sequence ATGAAAAAACATACTGTTGAAGTCATGATATCTGAGCAAGATATTCAAACTAGAGTGCGTCTATTAGGTGAACAAATTAGTCAAGATTATAAAGATAGTCACAATGAGCTGGTATTGATCGGTTTATTGCGGGGATCATTTATTTTTATGGCAGACTTAAGTCGTGCAATTACTGTCGGTCATGAAGTCGATTTTATGACGGCATCTAGTTATGGTAGCGCAATGAATAGTAATCGTGATGTGAAAATTTTGAAAGATCTTGATGAAGATATTCGTGGTAAAGATGTATTAATCGTCGAAGATATCATCGATACAGGAAATACGTTAAGTAAAGTGAAAGAGCTACTAGAGTTACGTGGACCAAGAAGCTTAGAAATCTGTACTTTATTAGATAAACCTTCACGTCGTGAAGTCAAAGTACCTGTTAAATATATTGGTTTTTCTATTCCCGATGAGTTTGTAGTAGGTTATGGTATTGATTATGCTCAGCATTACCGTCATTTACCCTATATTGGGCATGTCATATTACAAGAATAA
- the xseB gene encoding exodeoxyribonuclease VII small subunit — protein sequence MAKAQKQSPSFEQTLEELQNIVSKLEVGNLPLDEALNEFEKGVKLAKQGQTQLKKAEQRIQILLSESNDAELTEFTDTDN from the coding sequence ATGGCTAAAGCGCAGAAACAATCACCCTCTTTTGAACAAACTCTTGAAGAACTACAAAATATTGTTAGTAAATTAGAAGTTGGTAATCTTCCTTTAGATGAAGCTTTAAATGAATTTGAAAAAGGTGTAAAACTTGCCAAACAAGGTCAAACACAACTCAAAAAAGCAGAACAACGTATCCAAATATTACTTAGCGAAAGTAATGATGCCGAATTAACTGAATTTACTGACACCGATAATTAA
- the ispA gene encoding (2E,6E)-farnesyl diphosphate synthase translates to MTNHLFDVLHEQYTKRVNHSLAQSLVMIEPSLLKEAMEYSLLAGGKRIRPFLVYAAGSMFSCELEKLDAPAAAIEAIHTYSLIHDDLPAMDNDDLRRGLPTCHIKFNEATAILAGDALQTYAFSLISDAPMLSDSCKISMIKELAKASGIQGMCLGQQLDLQSEHHTISLEELKWIHKNKTGALIKAAILLGLFAAGDEAKQYQQDLMLFADCIGLAFQIQDDVLDVIGDKNVMGKNNGADQQLEKNTYTSLIGVEQSIQTCQHLYKQAIEALDKIPYNSEALRQLADFIITRNN, encoded by the coding sequence ATGACAAACCATTTATTTGATGTTTTACACGAACAATATACCAAGCGAGTTAATCATTCATTAGCCCAATCCTTAGTTATGATTGAGCCTTCTTTACTAAAAGAAGCAATGGAATATAGTCTACTCGCTGGTGGTAAACGTATCCGTCCTTTTTTAGTTTATGCAGCGGGATCAATGTTTAGCTGTGAACTTGAAAAACTTGATGCCCCAGCTGCTGCAATTGAAGCTATTCACACTTACTCCCTAATTCATGATGATTTACCCGCCATGGATAACGATGACTTAAGACGAGGCTTGCCAACCTGTCATATTAAATTTAATGAAGCTACAGCAATTTTAGCCGGTGATGCCTTACAAACTTATGCATTTTCTTTAATTAGTGATGCGCCAATGCTATCTGATTCATGTAAAATATCGATGATCAAAGAGTTGGCTAAAGCGAGTGGGATTCAAGGTATGTGTTTAGGTCAACAATTAGATCTACAATCAGAGCACCACACTATCTCGCTCGAAGAGCTAAAATGGATCCATAAAAATAAAACGGGTGCCTTGATTAAAGCAGCAATTCTGCTCGGTTTATTTGCCGCTGGCGACGAAGCAAAACAATACCAACAAGATCTTATGTTATTTGCCGATTGCATTGGACTTGCTTTCCAAATTCAAGATGATGTATTAGATGTGATTGGTGATAAAAATGTCATGGGTAAAAATAATGGTGCAGATCAGCAGTTAGAAAAAAATACTTATACATCACTCATCGGTGTAGAACAATCGATACAAACTTGTCAGCATCTTTACAAGCAAGCTATCGAAGCATTAGATAAAATACCTTATAATAGCGAAGCATTACGACAATTAGCTGATTTTATTATCACACGAAATAATTGA
- the dxs gene encoding 1-deoxy-D-xylulose-5-phosphate synthase — protein sequence MNLDNYPLLKQINYPQDLRLYRQNQLLQISDELRRFLLNSVSRSSGHLASGLGVIELTVALHYVYNTPFDQLIWDVGHQAYPHKILTGRRDQMLSIRQKDGLHPFPWREESEYDILSTGHSSTSISAALGIAVAEQQKQSNRKVACVIGDGALTAGMAFEAMNHAGHLKPDMLVIINDNDMSISENVGGLNQHLAQILSSRTYATLREGGKKVFAGIPPVKEFLKKTEEHIKGLMTPAILFEELGFNYIGPIDGHDIDNLVNTLSKVRQLKGPQLLHVVTQKGKGYAPAEKNPILWHGVPKFDPSAGVITKQPSNNPTYSQIFGDWLCEMAEHDKQLVAITPAMSEGSGMTKFAKCYPEQFFDVAIAEQHAVTFAAGLAISGRKPVIAIYSTFLQRAYDQVIHDIAIQNLSVLFAIDRAGIVGQDGPTHQGAFDISYLRCIPNLVIMAPSSNIECRNMLYTGYHYQGPALVRYPRGETRSEQAQPMQAIEIGKSKQIRQGKDIAILNFGSLLDEALKSAEELDATVIDMRFIKPLDEEAILQAVQNYATIVTLEENAVQGGAGSAVNEFILSKKLKCDILNIGLPDIFIPQGTQAEIRHDIGLSADKLTEKITNFINQ from the coding sequence ATGAACCTTGATAACTATCCTTTACTCAAACAGATTAACTATCCTCAGGATTTGCGTCTATATCGACAAAATCAGCTACTGCAAATTAGTGATGAGTTAAGACGCTTTCTATTAAACAGCGTAAGCCGTTCAAGTGGACATTTAGCATCTGGATTAGGCGTTATTGAGCTGACCGTGGCTCTACATTATGTTTATAATACACCGTTTGATCAACTAATCTGGGATGTTGGTCATCAAGCTTATCCACATAAAATATTAACGGGTAGGCGTGATCAAATGCTATCGATTCGGCAAAAAGATGGCTTACACCCTTTCCCATGGCGAGAAGAGAGTGAATACGATATATTAAGTACCGGCCACTCTTCAACCTCAATTAGTGCCGCACTAGGTATTGCGGTTGCAGAGCAACAAAAGCAATCTAACCGTAAAGTTGCTTGTGTGATTGGTGATGGCGCTCTGACTGCGGGTATGGCTTTTGAAGCGATGAATCATGCAGGTCATTTAAAACCGGATATGCTAGTTATTATCAATGATAACGACATGTCTATCTCTGAAAATGTTGGGGGGCTCAATCAGCATCTCGCACAAATATTATCCAGCCGAACCTATGCAACCTTAAGAGAAGGTGGCAAAAAAGTATTTGCAGGTATTCCACCTGTGAAAGAGTTTTTGAAAAAAACTGAAGAGCATATTAAAGGGCTAATGACCCCCGCTATTTTATTTGAAGAACTTGGCTTTAATTATATTGGCCCAATTGATGGACATGATATTGATAATTTAGTTAATACGCTAAGTAAAGTTCGTCAATTAAAAGGTCCACAACTTTTACATGTTGTAACCCAGAAAGGTAAAGGTTATGCCCCTGCAGAAAAAAATCCTATTTTGTGGCATGGCGTCCCTAAATTCGACCCATCAGCAGGTGTAATTACTAAACAGCCGAGTAATAACCCAACCTATTCGCAGATATTTGGTGACTGGCTATGTGAAATGGCTGAACACGATAAACAACTGGTTGCTATAACACCCGCAATGAGTGAAGGTTCAGGGATGACTAAATTTGCAAAATGCTACCCTGAGCAATTTTTTGATGTTGCAATTGCCGAACAACATGCTGTAACTTTCGCTGCAGGTCTCGCCATTAGTGGCAGAAAACCAGTTATCGCGATCTATTCAACATTTTTACAGCGAGCTTATGATCAAGTCATTCATGATATTGCCATCCAAAATTTATCAGTATTATTTGCCATCGATCGAGCAGGAATAGTTGGGCAAGATGGTCCTACTCATCAAGGGGCTTTTGATATTAGTTATTTACGTTGTATCCCTAATTTAGTTATTATGGCACCAAGTAGTAACATCGAGTGTCGAAATATGCTCTATACTGGCTATCACTATCAAGGACCAGCCCTAGTACGCTACCCAAGAGGAGAGACTAGAAGTGAGCAGGCTCAACCTATGCAAGCAATTGAGATAGGAAAAAGCAAACAAATTCGACAAGGTAAAGATATTGCTATATTGAATTTTGGTTCGCTACTCGATGAAGCACTAAAATCGGCCGAAGAACTTGATGCAACCGTCATTGATATGCGTTTTATTAAGCCATTAGATGAGGAAGCTATTTTACAAGCAGTACAAAACTATGCAACGATTGTCACATTGGAAGAAAATGCAGTACAAGGTGGCGCAGGTAGTGCCGTAAATGAATTTATTTTGTCGAAAAAACTCAAGTGTGATATTTTGAACATCGGTTTGCCTGATATATTTATTCCACAAGGTACACAAGCTGAAATTCGTCACGATATTGGTTTAAGTGCAGACAAGTTAACAGAAAAAATTACAAATTTTATCAATCAATAG
- the zapA gene encoding cell division protein ZapA — MSTQVVNIHVFGRALKLSCPVDEIDALNLAAKDLDDRLNELRRKTQIMNSDQLIITAALNISYELVKEKQKSDKLGSEFNERLKTLQQLLDHALNFAK, encoded by the coding sequence ATGAGTACACAAGTTGTTAATATTCATGTTTTTGGTAGAGCACTTAAGCTCTCTTGCCCCGTTGATGAAATCGATGCGCTAAATTTGGCAGCCAAAGATCTTGATGATCGTTTAAACGAATTGCGTCGAAAAACACAAATAATGAACAGCGATCAACTGATCATCACAGCTGCGCTGAATATCTCCTATGAACTTGTCAAAGAGAAGCAAAAAAGTGATAAGTTAGGTAGTGAATTTAATGAACGATTAAAAACACTACAACAGTTATTAGATCATGCGTTAAATTTCGCCAAATAG
- a CDS encoding 5-formyltetrahydrofolate cyclo-ligase, which translates to MQKLSSLTTSQIRTQVRTFRRELSHQQRIQEQQIIYQKIAQHSAVSAANNIAIFLSFDGELETKPIIEYLWQQQKSVFIPIIHPFNKKYLLFVRYQATTQLTRNKFGILQPKLNIADVIPHHKLDVIFTPLVAFDERNYRIGMGGGYYDRMLADYQKHNIYPIGLAFNCQKIPHITNQPWDVQLPEIITG; encoded by the coding sequence ATGCAAAAATTATCTTCATTAACAACATCTCAAATTCGCACTCAGGTTAGAACTTTTCGTAGAGAATTATCTCATCAACAACGCATCCAAGAACAACAGATTATTTATCAGAAAATAGCTCAACATTCAGCAGTATCAGCGGCTAATAATATTGCTATTTTTCTCTCTTTTGATGGTGAATTAGAGACTAAACCTATTATTGAATACTTATGGCAACAGCAAAAATCAGTATTCATCCCAATTATCCACCCATTTAATAAGAAATATCTACTTTTCGTCCGTTATCAAGCGACAACACAATTAACCCGTAATAAATTTGGTATATTACAACCTAAGCTAAATATTGCTGATGTGATACCTCATCACAAATTAGATGTTATATTTACCCCATTAGTCGCCTTTGATGAACGTAATTATCGTATCGGTATGGGTGGGGGTTATTATGATCGCATGTTAGCTGACTATCAAAAACATAATATTTACCCGATCGGATTGGCTTTTAATTGTCAAAAAATCCCGCATATTACCAATCAACCTTGGGACGTTCAGCTACCTGAAATTATTACCGGCTAA
- the rplY gene encoding 50S ribosomal protein L25, with the protein MFTLNAEARKEQGKSASRRLRHAGKFPAIIYGGEQEPVAVVLDHNQVFNMQEKTEFYSEVLTIAVDGKEIKVKIQAVQRHAFKPKLLHMDFVRA; encoded by the coding sequence ATGTTTACATTAAATGCAGAAGCAAGAAAAGAGCAGGGAAAGAGTGCGAGCCGCCGCCTGCGTCACGCGGGTAAATTCCCAGCAATTATTTATGGTGGAGAGCAAGAACCAGTTGCTGTTGTTCTTGATCATAACCAAGTTTTCAATATGCAAGAAAAAACAGAGTTCTACTCTGAAGTTTTAACTATTGCAGTTGATGGCAAAGAAATTAAAGTTAAAATTCAAGCCGTACAACGTCACGCATTCAAACCTAAATTATTACACATGGATTTTGTAAGAGCGTAA
- the zwf gene encoding glucose-6-phosphate dehydrogenase encodes MSPDNLDIPACDLVIFGAKGDLTRRKLLPSLYQLEKYGHLPQETRILGVGRADWDKNAFAEVAKDALTTFMSDPIEDSVWLRFCEKLDFHKLDVNDTPAFDGLAKELSQTKPAIFYFAMHPGTFGTICQGLAHAGLNQSKNRIVMEKPLGTDLQSSQDINNAVAEYFTESQVYRIDHYLGKETVLNLLALRFANPIFSTLWDRNSIDHVQITVAEQVGIEGRWSYFDKAGQMRDMVQNHLLQILTMIAMSPPANLQDDSIRQEKITVLKALRPITKANFREKTVRGQYTAGFVNSIKVPGYLEEDGANKTSNTETFIAIKVDIDNWRWAGVPFYLRTGKRLPNKCSEVVIYFKNQPLNLFSDSYPQLPQNKLTIRLQPDEGVDIEILNKVPGLESNNNLQMTKLDLSFSKTFHQHIADAYERLLLEVMRGRQALFVHRDEVEAAWGWVDSILDAWSNENDPPKPYQAGTWGPVASVALITKDNRSWNEFE; translated from the coding sequence ATGTCCCCTGATAATTTGGACATTCCAGCATGTGATTTGGTTATTTTTGGTGCAAAAGGTGATTTAACCAGACGAAAATTACTACCGTCTTTATACCAATTAGAAAAATATGGCCATTTACCACAAGAGACAAGAATATTAGGTGTCGGTCGTGCAGATTGGGACAAAAATGCTTTTGCTGAAGTCGCTAAAGATGCACTGACAACATTTATGTCAGATCCAATTGAAGATTCTGTTTGGCTACGCTTTTGTGAAAAATTGGATTTCCATAAGCTAGATGTCAACGATACACCGGCTTTTGATGGACTCGCTAAAGAATTAAGCCAAACAAAACCTGCAATTTTTTATTTTGCTATGCATCCAGGTACTTTTGGTACCATTTGCCAAGGTCTTGCTCATGCGGGATTAAATCAAAGCAAAAACCGTATCGTCATGGAAAAACCACTCGGTACAGACTTACAGTCATCCCAAGATATTAATAATGCTGTTGCAGAATATTTTACTGAGTCACAAGTGTATCGTATTGACCACTACTTAGGTAAAGAAACTGTTCTTAACTTATTAGCATTACGCTTTGCTAACCCTATTTTCTCAACGCTTTGGGATCGTAACTCTATTGATCATGTACAGATTACCGTTGCAGAGCAAGTCGGTATTGAAGGCCGCTGGAGCTATTTTGATAAAGCAGGCCAAATGAGAGATATGGTACAGAACCACTTATTGCAAATATTGACCATGATTGCAATGTCACCACCCGCTAATTTGCAAGATGATAGTATTCGCCAAGAAAAAATTACTGTTTTAAAAGCGCTTCGCCCAATTACCAAGGCTAATTTTCGTGAAAAAACAGTACGAGGCCAATACACAGCAGGGTTTGTTAATAGTATAAAAGTGCCTGGTTATTTAGAAGAAGATGGCGCCAATAAAACCAGTAATACTGAAACATTTATAGCAATCAAAGTTGATATTGATAACTGGCGTTGGGCTGGCGTACCGTTTTATTTAAGAACAGGTAAACGTTTACCGAATAAATGTTCTGAAGTTGTAATCTATTTTAAAAATCAACCACTGAACCTATTTAGTGACTCTTATCCACAATTACCACAAAATAAACTGACTATCCGTTTACAGCCAGATGAAGGGGTAGATATTGAGATCCTAAATAAAGTTCCTGGTCTTGAAAGTAATAATAACTTACAAATGACCAAATTAGATCTTAGTTTCAGCAAAACGTTTCATCAACATATTGCTGATGCTTATGAACGATTATTACTTGAAGTAATGCGTGGCCGTCAGGCACTGTTTGTCCATCGAGATGAAGTTGAAGCCGCTTGGGGCTGGGTTGACTCAATATTAGATGCATGGTCTAACGAAAATGATCCACCAAAACCGTACCAAGCAGGAACTTGGGGACCTGTAGCGTCTGTTGCATTGATCACTAAAGATAATCGCTCTTGGAATGAATTTGAATAA
- the pgl gene encoding 6-phosphogluconolactonase produces the protein MFTLNQYASSDELTQNMVKHIVAALNKGIAERGMASIAVSGGKTPIPLFKLLSQQELPWSKVYITLVDDRWVDDTDDASNEKLVLSYLLQNQAKLANFIGLKNSAATPFEGELEAQQKLAEVPMPFDVVILGMGEDGHTASLFPHAKNLAAGLDMHSGKLVMDMTPLTAPLDRITLTLPAILNSQNIYLHLVGESKKVVLDKATQGKDITDMPIRAVLQQDKVKVIGFWCA, from the coding sequence ATGTTTACATTAAATCAATATGCATCATCTGATGAACTCACACAAAATATGGTAAAACATATCGTTGCAGCATTGAACAAAGGTATAGCTGAACGTGGAATGGCTTCAATTGCTGTATCTGGTGGTAAAACGCCTATCCCACTATTTAAACTATTAAGCCAACAAGAATTACCTTGGAGTAAAGTTTACATTACCTTAGTTGATGATCGCTGGGTTGATGACACTGATGATGCTAGTAATGAAAAACTCGTATTAAGTTATTTGTTACAAAACCAAGCTAAATTAGCTAATTTTATTGGCCTTAAAAATAGTGCAGCTACCCCCTTCGAAGGAGAATTGGAAGCCCAGCAAAAATTAGCAGAAGTACCAATGCCATTTGATGTTGTGATTCTTGGGATGGGTGAAGATGGACATACTGCATCGCTATTCCCTCATGCTAAAAATTTAGCAGCAGGATTAGATATGCACTCAGGTAAGCTAGTGATGGATATGACGCCATTAACTGCCCCACTTGATCGCATTACTTTAACATTACCCGCCATTTTAAATAGCCAAAATATCTATTTACATTTAGTAGGTGAAAGTAAAAAAGTAGTGTTAGATAAAGCCACACAGGGAAAAGATATTACTGATATGCCGATTCGCGCTGTATTACAACAAGATAAGGTAAAAGTTATCGGGTTTTGGTGTGCATAA
- the guaB gene encoding IMP dehydrogenase: MSRILKEALTFDDVLLVPAHSTVLPNTADISTQLTSTIKLNLPMLSAAMDTVTEANLAIALAQEGGIGFIHKNMSIEAQAEHVRRVKKHESGIVQDPITVLPTATINDVIRLAKDYGFAGFPVVTKENNLVGIITARDVRFATDLTLPVTAVMTPKERLVTVLEDEPREIVLQRMHERRVEKVLVVDNAFHLKGMITVRDFQKAEAKPNACKDDKGRLRVGAAVGAAPGNEERIAALVEAGVDVLLIDSSHGHSEGVLQRIKAARQAYPDLPIIGGNVATAEGALALIKAGVSAVKVGIGPGSICTTRIVTGVGVPQITAIMDAVEAAKAYNIPVIADGGIRYSGDIAKALAAGASCVMVGSMFAGTEEAPGEIELYQGRAYKSYRGMGSLGAMSKGSSDRYFQTDNAADKLVPEGIEGRIAYKGPLKEIIHQQMGGLRSCMGLTGCATIDELRTKSQFTRITGAGIKESHVHDVSITKEPPNYRLGQ, encoded by the coding sequence ATGTCTCGCATACTTAAAGAAGCTCTTACTTTTGATGATGTCTTATTAGTTCCCGCTCATTCTACTGTCTTACCTAACACTGCCGATATTAGTACTCAGTTAACATCAACCATTAAACTCAATCTACCTATGCTTTCTGCTGCGATGGATACCGTAACTGAAGCTAATCTAGCAATCGCACTTGCTCAAGAAGGCGGTATTGGCTTTATTCATAAAAATATGTCTATTGAAGCGCAAGCCGAACATGTTAGACGTGTGAAAAAACATGAAAGTGGTATTGTACAAGATCCAATTACAGTTCTACCAACAGCAACCATTAATGATGTAATCAGACTAGCTAAAGATTACGGTTTTGCTGGTTTCCCTGTAGTAACTAAAGAAAATAATTTAGTTGGAATTATTACAGCTCGTGATGTGCGTTTCGCAACAGATTTAACGCTCCCCGTTACCGCCGTAATGACACCAAAAGAACGTTTAGTCACTGTTCTTGAAGATGAACCACGTGAAATTGTTTTACAAAGAATGCATGAACGTCGAGTTGAAAAAGTATTAGTTGTTGATAATGCTTTCCATTTAAAAGGTATGATAACGGTTCGAGACTTCCAAAAGGCTGAAGCGAAACCAAATGCTTGTAAAGATGACAAAGGTCGTCTACGCGTTGGTGCTGCAGTAGGTGCAGCTCCAGGTAATGAAGAACGTATTGCAGCCCTTGTTGAAGCCGGCGTAGATGTACTTCTTATCGACTCATCCCATGGTCATTCTGAAGGTGTTTTACAACGAATTAAAGCTGCTCGTCAAGCCTATCCAGACTTACCAATTATTGGTGGTAATGTAGCAACAGCTGAAGGAGCATTAGCCTTAATTAAAGCGGGTGTTAGTGCTGTTAAAGTTGGTATTGGTCCTGGTTCAATTTGTACAACACGTATTGTTACTGGTGTTGGTGTTCCACAAATTACTGCTATTATGGATGCAGTTGAAGCAGCTAAAGCTTACAACATCCCAGTTATAGCTGATGGTGGTATTCGTTATTCAGGTGATATCGCTAAAGCTCTTGCTGCTGGTGCAAGTTGTGTAATGGTAGGCTCAATGTTTGCAGGAACTGAAGAAGCTCCGGGTGAAATTGAACTTTATCAAGGTCGTGCTTATAAATCTTATCGTGGTATGGGATCACTTGGTGCGATGTCAAAAGGCTCTTCCGATCGTTACTTCCAAACCGATAATGCGGCCGATAAATTAGTGCCGGAAGGAATAGAAGGACGAATTGCTTATAAAGGCCCACTTAAAGAGATTATCCATCAACAGATGGGTGGTTTACGTTCATGTATGGGATTAACAGGTTGTGCGACAATTGACGAGTTACGAACAAAATCGCAATTTACTCGTATTACAGGTGCTGGTATCAAAGAGAGTCATGTTCATGATGTTTCAATTACCAAAGAGCCACCTAATTATCGTTTAGGTCAATAA